The proteins below come from a single Armatimonadota bacterium genomic window:
- a CDS encoding DoxX family membrane protein translates to MALVLKSKWRWVVPASRIFLGGVMIVAAITKVQHPQEIIATIDRSGLFPPLLVKVVAYSVIFVELLISVLLMLRKTLSFGFVTYAGFSSLLFGYSLWRWLQDLKAPCSCFGALLKLAPWQSATFAVLTCALAFQCLRNLHVTQHISN, encoded by the coding sequence GTGGCGCTCGTACTGAAATCCAAATGGAGGTGGGTAGTTCCCGCTTCAAGAATTTTCCTAGGTGGTGTCATGATTGTCGCTGCAATTACGAAGGTTCAGCATCCTCAGGAGATCATTGCAACTATTGATAGGTCTGGTCTGTTTCCGCCGCTATTAGTTAAGGTCGTCGCTTATAGTGTAATTTTCGTTGAACTTCTGATCTCCGTACTTCTGATGCTTAGGAAAACGCTTTCATTTGGATTCGTCACTTACGCTGGCTTTTCATCGCTACTGTTTGGGTACTCCCTTTGGCGGTGGTTGCAAGATCTGAAGGCACCGTGCTCATGCTTTGGGGCCCTTCTAAAACTTGCGCCATGGCAGTCAGCAACTTTTGCGGTTCTTACGTGTGCCCTTGCCTTTCAGTGCTTGAGGAATTTACACGTAACTCAACACATCTCTAACTGA
- a CDS encoding prepilin-type N-terminal cleavage/methylation domain-containing protein, which translates to MSAVRKTKRGEVSGFTMIELMIVVSVLLILTGLLMPVITSAKRASKRTVCTANLSQISNAILLYSADNDNVFPRGKDCADLVRPGSFPPAAQIESVPLLHHILMPYTKSFATFRCPEDSGTNVVESAFPEKMEFTPSVYEACGSSYEYRTELGLVGAQDTGLKDPSKVNTLADLAGHWHGTSLVALASDSLDDFQAKVFDYRYEIAFADGHVKLLTHSGLEVAWRSY; encoded by the coding sequence ATGTCTGCTGTACGTAAGACCAAGAGAGGGGAAGTGAGTGGTTTCACAATGATAGAATTAATGATTGTCGTCAGCGTGCTTCTTATCCTGACCGGACTCCTGATGCCAGTAATTACTTCTGCTAAACGAGCCTCTAAAAGAACAGTATGCACTGCAAATCTGTCCCAAATAAGCAATGCAATTCTACTATATTCAGCCGACAATGACAATGTCTTTCCCAGAGGAAAAGATTGCGCTGATTTGGTGCGTCCAGGATCCTTCCCGCCCGCGGCTCAAATTGAATCGGTGCCGCTATTGCATCACATCCTTATGCCATACACTAAATCCTTTGCAACTTTTCGCTGCCCTGAAGATTCAGGTACCAATGTCGTAGAAAGCGCCTTTCCTGAGAAAATGGAGTTTACTCCGTCTGTCTATGAGGCATGTGGTAGCAGCTACGAGTATCGAACAGAACTTGGTTTGGTGGGTGCGCAAGACACGGGGCTTAAGGACCCATCGAAGGTAAATACTTTGGCCGATCTGGCTGGTCACTGGCATGGGACTTCTCTCGTTGCGCTGGCATCAGATAGCCTGGACGACTTTCAGGCTAAAGTGTTCGATTATCGGTACGAGATTGCTTTCGCCGACGGGCATGTCAAGTTGTTGACTCACTCCGGCTTAGAGGTGGCGTGGCGCTCGTACTGA